The Salegentibacter mishustinae genome includes a window with the following:
- the trxA gene encoding thioredoxin, whose protein sequence is MAIEITDANFEEQVLKSEKPVMVDFWAAWCGPCRMVGPIIDEISTEYDGKAVVGKLDVDANQEFAAKYGVRNIPTVLIFQNGEVVGRQVGVAPKNTYAEALDELL, encoded by the coding sequence ATGGCTATTGAAATAACTGACGCGAATTTTGAAGAACAGGTGCTAAAAAGCGAAAAGCCTGTAATGGTAGATTTTTGGGCTGCATGGTGCGGACCTTGTAGAATGGTAGGACCAATTATTGACGAAATTAGTACTGAATATGACGGGAAAGCCGTGGTAGGAAAACTAGATGTTGATGCAAACCAGGAATTTGCTGCTAAGTATGGTGTAAGAAACATTCCAACTGTACTTATTTTTCAAAATGGAGAAGTAGTAGGCCGCCAGGTAGGCGTTGCGCCAAAAAATACTTACGCTGAAGCTTTAGACGAATTGCTATAA
- a CDS encoding DUF58 domain-containing protein yields MNLKDEIYSSAAGFTQLELLARQVVEGYISGIHRSPFHGFSAEFAEHKIYNNGESTKHIDWKLFAKTDKLYTKRYEEETNLRCHFIMDNSASMHYPEVDKFSVNSLNKIGFSVLSIASIMQILKRQRDAVGLSIYSDEFEFYAPEKGSDRHQHMLLDALNKSLEKKTNHKATKTYTFLHQIAEKLKRRSLVFLFTDMFQADTEEAALFEALRHLKYNRHEVVLFHVMDKKREFDFDFENIPKRFTDVETGAEIDLYSENIRESYQKAVQKYVADLKMECAKYKINYVEADINKNFDKILTTYFVERQKFA; encoded by the coding sequence ATGAATTTAAAAGATGAAATATATAGTTCGGCTGCGGGGTTTACACAGTTAGAACTCCTGGCGAGACAGGTTGTGGAAGGTTATATTTCGGGAATTCATAGGAGTCCGTTTCACGGGTTCTCTGCTGAATTTGCCGAACATAAGATTTACAATAATGGCGAAAGCACCAAACATATAGACTGGAAGCTTTTTGCTAAAACCGATAAGCTCTACACGAAACGCTACGAAGAGGAAACGAATTTACGTTGCCATTTTATTATGGATAATTCGGCTTCGATGCATTATCCCGAGGTGGATAAATTTTCGGTGAACTCTCTTAATAAGATTGGTTTTTCGGTATTATCCATAGCCAGTATAATGCAGATTTTAAAGCGCCAACGGGACGCGGTGGGTCTTAGCATATATAGCGATGAATTTGAGTTCTACGCGCCTGAAAAAGGCAGCGATCGGCATCAGCATATGTTACTGGACGCCCTAAATAAAAGCCTGGAGAAGAAAACCAATCATAAAGCAACTAAAACCTATACTTTTCTACATCAAATTGCCGAAAAGTTGAAAAGACGCTCCCTGGTGTTTTTGTTTACCGATATGTTCCAGGCCGATACCGAAGAAGCAGCACTTTTTGAAGCTTTGCGGCATTTAAAATATAACAGGCATGAAGTTGTTTTGTTTCACGTGATGGATAAAAAGCGAGAATTCGATTTTGACTTTGAAAATATTCCGAAGCGATTTACCGATGTGGAAACGGGAGCTGAAATAGATCTTTATTCTGAAAATATTCGAGAAAGTTACCAAAAGGCGGTACAGAAATATGTTGCTGACCTCAAAATGGAATGCGCTAAATACAAGATCAATTATGTAGAAGCGGATATTAATAAAAACTTCGATAAAATTTTGACGACCTATTTTGTTGAAAGACAAAAGTTTGCCTAA
- the glk gene encoding glucokinase gives MDHRKNTKTEFLSGYILAADIGGTNARFALFELVNEELKLFKEKSYKTKEDYSFLKVLKDFCGTDLKNIESVCIGVAGPVSKGKAQLTNSPWLIDRAEIIKETNIQQVWILNDMEAHAYALKKLKPSDYYEIKKGTTSRGNAGLISPGTGLGEAGILWEDTHFIPFASEGGHCDFSPRTELDRALWHYLNKKFGHVSWERIISGPGIYNLYLFLLEYRKIAEPKWFSTEIKNTDPTLVISKCAKDSKYPVCKETIDLFIRFLAIESAQLALKFKATKGIYIGGGILPKNLELLDNQLFKKNFVDSNKMNPLLEQIPVKVILNDKTALTGAALFSMSKLKG, from the coding sequence GTGGATCATAGAAAAAATACCAAAACCGAATTTTTATCAGGTTATATTCTAGCCGCTGATATTGGTGGAACTAATGCACGTTTTGCTTTATTTGAATTAGTAAATGAAGAATTAAAACTTTTTAAAGAAAAATCTTACAAAACAAAAGAAGATTATTCTTTTTTAAAAGTGCTCAAAGACTTTTGCGGAACTGATTTAAAGAATATTGAAAGTGTCTGTATTGGAGTAGCAGGACCGGTTTCGAAGGGCAAAGCTCAATTAACCAATTCTCCCTGGCTAATTGATAGAGCCGAAATTATTAAAGAAACCAACATCCAGCAGGTATGGATACTAAACGATATGGAAGCCCATGCTTATGCTTTAAAAAAATTGAAGCCTAGCGATTACTATGAAATCAAAAAGGGCACAACTTCAAGGGGAAATGCAGGCTTAATTTCTCCGGGTACAGGCCTGGGCGAAGCAGGAATTTTGTGGGAAGATACACATTTTATTCCTTTTGCCTCAGAAGGAGGACATTGTGATTTTAGTCCAAGAACAGAGTTAGACCGGGCTTTGTGGCACTATTTAAATAAAAAATTTGGGCACGTAAGCTGGGAAAGAATCATTTCAGGCCCAGGGATTTATAATTTATACTTATTCCTGCTTGAATACAGAAAGATTGCAGAACCAAAGTGGTTTTCAACTGAAATTAAAAACACAGACCCAACTCTTGTTATAAGTAAATGTGCCAAAGATTCTAAATATCCCGTTTGTAAAGAAACTATCGATTTATTTATAAGATTCCTGGCAATAGAATCTGCACAACTGGCTTTAAAATTTAAAGCGACAAAAGGTATTTATATTGGAGGTGGTATTCTTCCTAAAAATCTTGAACTTTTAGATAACCAATTGTTCAAAAAGAATTTTGTTGATTCAAATAAAATGAACCCGCTTCTTGAGCAAATTCCGGTTAAAGTGATTTTGAATGATAAAACAGCTTTGACTGGTGCGGCTTTATTCAGCATGTCTAAGTTGAAAGGATAA
- a CDS encoding universal stress protein has product MKKIVYATNCTENSSTALKYTYANRKIFDADLIVLHVVTSAQKLSKKETAKLLTEEKHRVADFCSSQLGDSLENLDLTISVVTGESPIKGIQDFVKDMNLQMLVIGACGARPIRELLFGSTAKEMITHPEFPILTIPQAYEVKTPKKILYTTDFEEEDVFYLKKLVETFSTHSSKISVVHIIKKDDRPEKIKEQEEKFKWLKSANFDSSKLEYELIYSNNVVDALSKFIKEEDIDIVAMLERKNQQKSNLLHKDVVKQIYSSVKVPLLIFK; this is encoded by the coding sequence ATGAAGAAGATTGTTTATGCTACAAATTGTACGGAAAATTCCAGTACAGCTTTGAAATATACCTACGCTAACAGGAAAATCTTTGATGCTGATTTAATTGTTTTACACGTAGTGACCAGCGCCCAGAAATTATCGAAAAAAGAAACTGCAAAGCTGCTTACTGAAGAAAAACATCGAGTGGCAGATTTTTGTAGTTCACAATTAGGAGATAGTTTAGAAAATCTTGATCTTACTATCTCGGTGGTCACCGGAGAATCTCCTATAAAAGGAATACAGGATTTCGTAAAAGACATGAATTTACAGATGCTGGTTATAGGCGCTTGTGGAGCAAGACCTATTAGAGAACTTCTTTTTGGAAGCACGGCAAAGGAAATGATCACCCATCCTGAATTTCCTATTCTTACTATCCCACAGGCTTATGAAGTCAAAACTCCAAAAAAGATTTTGTACACCACAGATTTTGAAGAAGAAGATGTTTTTTACTTAAAAAAACTGGTGGAAACCTTCTCTACGCATAGCTCAAAGATAAGCGTGGTTCACATTATTAAGAAAGACGACAGACCGGAAAAAATAAAAGAGCAAGAGGAAAAGTTTAAATGGTTAAAATCGGCTAATTTCGATTCTTCCAAACTGGAATACGAACTTATTTATTCTAATAATGTGGTAGACGCTTTATCTAAGTTTATTAAAGAAGAAGATATAGATATTGTGGCGATGCTTGAAAGAAAAAACCAACAGAAAAGTAATTTGCTACACAAAGACGTGGTAAAACAAATATATTCTTCTGTAAAAGTACCCCTATTAATTTTCAAGTAA
- a CDS encoding histone H1, producing MKELVENIQTTFENFQTEANAQLETGNKSAGTRARKSSLELEKLLKEFRKVSVAESKK from the coding sequence ATGAAAGAACTAGTTGAAAACATTCAAACTACATTTGAAAATTTCCAAACTGAGGCTAACGCTCAATTAGAGACTGGCAATAAAAGCGCCGGGACCAGAGCAAGAAAATCTTCTTTAGAGTTGGAAAAACTTTTAAAAGAGTTTAGAAAAGTTTCAGTTGCTGAATCTAAGAAGTAA
- a CDS encoding ABC transporter ATP-binding protein has protein sequence MSYILETKNINKLFGKEKPFHVLKDIYMGVKKEEFTSIMGKSGSGKSTLLYILSTMDTDYSGELYLQNELVTGKSQKELSYIRNKKIGFIFQFHYLLPEFSVLENVMLPAKKLAIKSVEQIEEDAIDLLTKLHLGHLVSKKASKISGGEKQRVAVARALINEPMLLIGDEPTGNLDSFNSENLFQLLKNLKEEKGLSLLMVTHDEDLAKRTDRTIYLEDGRIIK, from the coding sequence ATGAGCTACATTCTGGAAACAAAAAATATCAACAAGCTCTTCGGTAAAGAGAAACCCTTTCATGTTCTTAAGGACATCTATATGGGCGTTAAAAAAGAAGAATTCACCAGTATAATGGGCAAGTCGGGTTCAGGAAAATCTACTCTTTTATACATTCTTTCTACCATGGATACCGATTATAGCGGCGAACTTTATCTTCAGAATGAATTAGTAACAGGGAAATCTCAGAAGGAATTATCCTATATCAGAAACAAAAAAATAGGCTTTATATTTCAGTTTCACTATCTCCTTCCAGAATTTAGTGTGTTGGAAAATGTAATGCTTCCGGCAAAAAAGTTAGCGATAAAATCGGTCGAACAAATTGAAGAAGACGCCATAGATTTACTTACCAAACTTCATCTTGGTCATCTAGTTTCTAAAAAAGCATCAAAAATATCAGGAGGAGAAAAGCAAAGAGTTGCCGTAGCCAGAGCACTAATAAATGAACCTATGTTATTAATTGGAGATGAACCTACCGGTAACCTGGATAGTTTTAATTCAGAGAATTTATTTCAACTCTTAAAAAACTTAAAAGAGGAAAAAGGACTCTCCCTACTTATGGTAACGCATGACGAAGATCTTGCCAAAAGAACAGACCGAACCATTTACCTGGAAGACGGTCGAATAATCAAATAA